A window from Zingiber officinale cultivar Zhangliang chromosome 7A, Zo_v1.1, whole genome shotgun sequence encodes these proteins:
- the LOC121999360 gene encoding elongation factor 2-like produces MVKFTAEELRRIMDMKHNIRNMSVIAHVDHGKSTLTDSLVAAAGIIAQEVAGDVRMTDTRQDEAERGITIKSTGISLYYEMTEESLKNYKGERSGNEYLINLIDSPGHVDFSYLEEKSLKLTTLI; encoded by the exons ATGGTGAAGTTCACAGCCGAAGAACTCCGTCGCATCATGGACATGAAGCATAACATCCGCAACATGTCTGTCATTGCACATGTCGATCATG GTAAATCAACCCTCACTGATTCTCTTGTTGCTGCTGCCGGAATCATCGCACAAGAAGTCGCTGGAGATGTTAGGATGACTGATACTCGCCAAGACGAGGCTGAACGTGGTATTACAATCAAATCCACTGGGATTTCCCTGTACTATGAAATGACAGAGGAATCCCTAAAAAACTACAAGGGCGAAAGGAGCGGAAATGAATATCTAATCAACCTCATAGATTCACCTGGGCACGTTGACTTTTCTTATTTGGAAGAAAAGTCACTCAAATTGACAACTCTTATTTGA